A single window of Granulicella mallensis MP5ACTX8 DNA harbors:
- a CDS encoding F0F1 ATP synthase subunit B family protein — translation MEILNQLGGLVLGSVPTMIMFVLLVIAYNLLVQKPLERTLAERRARTTGAVEQARGAISAAEAETAAYEEKLRAARAEIVAAREQKLHQWNSERDAALASAREVAQERIRMARKDIETSAATARIQIESATAQLSDSILRAVLPAGTNISEAHQ, via the coding sequence ATGGAAATACTTAATCAACTTGGCGGTCTTGTGCTCGGCTCTGTGCCGACGATGATCATGTTCGTTCTGCTGGTGATCGCGTACAACCTGCTGGTGCAGAAGCCGCTGGAGCGTACCCTCGCAGAGCGTCGCGCACGCACCACCGGTGCAGTCGAGCAGGCTCGTGGAGCGATCTCCGCGGCTGAAGCCGAGACGGCGGCCTACGAGGAAAAACTGCGGGCCGCGCGTGCTGAGATCGTCGCCGCACGTGAGCAGAAGCTGCATCAGTGGAATAGCGAGCGCGATGCCGCATTGGCCTCCGCCCGTGAAGTTGCCCAGGAGCGCATTCGTATGGCGCGCAAGGACATTGAAACCTCCGCTGCTACAGCACGTATTCAGATTGAAAGCGCGACCGCGCAGTTGAGCGATAGCATTCTCCGTGCCGTGCTCCCCGCCGGAACCAACATCTCGGAGGCGCACCAGTAA
- a CDS encoding F0F1 ATP synthase subunit B family protein, translated as MLRFSLRTGLRGLALLSLATVLLSAPTHVLFAQAASLPQSQPLANGGERSAPDSAVPEKKEEIKDENEAYRQSPTVQKFGAMLGMKPGQAATAFEVFNFIVLAILVGYGLLKTLPKTFRNRSTSIQKKLVDARTATQEAAARLSSVEERLAKLDAQIAGMRSQAEADSVRDEQRIKATVEDEKAKIIAAAEAEIQAATTLAQRQIQQYAAELAVEQAARKLVVTAETDRLLVESFAHRLGADKGGQN; from the coding sequence ATGCTTCGTTTCTCACTCCGTACCGGGCTTCGTGGGCTCGCACTGCTTTCACTTGCTACTGTTCTACTTTCGGCGCCAACTCATGTCCTGTTTGCGCAGGCTGCAAGCCTGCCTCAGTCGCAACCTCTTGCCAATGGCGGAGAGCGCAGCGCGCCGGATAGCGCTGTTCCCGAGAAGAAGGAAGAGATCAAGGACGAGAACGAGGCGTATCGCCAGTCTCCGACGGTGCAGAAGTTTGGCGCCATGCTGGGGATGAAGCCTGGTCAGGCTGCAACGGCCTTCGAGGTCTTCAACTTTATCGTTCTGGCAATTCTGGTCGGTTACGGCCTGCTGAAGACGTTGCCGAAGACCTTTCGCAATCGCAGCACCTCGATCCAGAAGAAGCTTGTCGATGCTCGTACGGCAACGCAGGAGGCTGCGGCTCGCCTGAGTTCGGTTGAAGAGCGGTTGGCCAAGCTCGATGCGCAGATCGCAGGAATGCGCTCGCAGGCTGAGGCCGACTCTGTTCGCGACGAGCAGCGTATCAAGGCCACTGTCGAAGACGAGAAAGCGAAGATTATCGCTGCGGCTGAGGCTGAGATTCAAGCTGCGACTACGCTGGCCCAGCGCCAGATTCAGCAGTACGCTGCGGAGCTTGCTGTGGAGCAGGCTGCGCGCAAGCTGGTGGTTACGGCTGAGACGGACCGGTTGCTGGTCGAAAGCTTTGCGCATCGTCTGGGCGCGGATAAGGGAGGCCAGAACTAA
- the atpH gene encoding ATP synthase F1 subunit delta, producing MAIVDLRYARAFAAVVSEQKLDAVAVQGQLNDFAATLEGSADLREVLEDPSIPEQQKLRVLDAIAGRLGMSPATRNFLAVITHHQRLHELRQILEAYLALADEATGVAEAEIVTARPLDDSNRHLLEQQVAKLAGGQHVRATYREDASLLGGAVVRIGSTVYDGSVRGQLQQLKQRLVAARA from the coding sequence ATGGCAATCGTCGATCTCCGCTATGCCCGTGCCTTTGCCGCTGTTGTCTCCGAGCAGAAGCTTGATGCCGTTGCTGTTCAGGGACAGCTCAATGATTTTGCCGCTACCCTTGAGGGCAGCGCCGATCTGCGTGAGGTCCTTGAGGACCCCTCCATTCCCGAGCAGCAGAAACTACGGGTGCTGGATGCGATTGCGGGACGGCTCGGCATGAGCCCGGCGACACGCAATTTTCTTGCGGTGATTACGCATCATCAGCGTCTGCATGAACTGCGGCAGATTCTGGAAGCCTACCTGGCGCTTGCGGATGAGGCGACGGGAGTGGCGGAGGCCGAGATTGTTACGGCGCGTCCGCTGGACGATAGCAATCGTCATCTGCTGGAGCAGCAGGTGGCAAAGCTTGCGGGTGGCCAGCATGTGCGGGCTACGTATCGTGAGGATGCCTCGTTGCTGGGCGGCGCGGTGGTCCGTATCGGATCGACTGTGTACGATGGTTCGGTTCGCGGACAGTTGCAACAGTTGAAGCAGCGGCTAGTTGCCGCACGGGCTTAG
- the atpA gene encoding F0F1 ATP synthase subunit alpha, whose amino-acid sequence MAQIQANEITELLRQQIENYEQRVQVDEVGTIITLGDGIARVHGLDKVMAGELIEFPHGIMGLAMNLDEDQVGTVVLGDYSELKEGDEVKRTGKIMSVPVGEALIGRVVNALGQPIDDKGPINTPHTLPVERLAPGVIARQSVTEPMATGIKAIDTMIPIGRGQRELLIGDRQTGKTSVALDTIINSAKNDLICIYCAIGQKRSSVAAVVQTLEEYGAMAYTIVVAATASEPAPMQYLAPFAATAMGEYFRDNGKHALIIYDDLSKHAASYREISLLLRRPPGREAYPGDVFYLHSRLLERSSKMSKELGGGSLTALPIIETQAGDVSAYIPTNVISITDGQIFFETDLFNSGVRPAVNVGLSVSRVGFAAAIKATKQVGSTLKLDLAQYRELAAFAQFGSDLDKVTQNQLNRGARLTELLKQPQFKPLTWVQQVAIIFAGTQGLLDDVEVKDIRAFEDGFYSYMDSAAPQVLSGIESKKALDDDLRKGLKDAITAYKQDFLAARKEAATAGAKA is encoded by the coding sequence ATGGCACAGATTCAGGCAAACGAGATCACAGAACTCCTTCGCCAGCAGATCGAGAACTACGAGCAGCGCGTGCAGGTCGACGAGGTCGGCACGATCATCACCCTCGGCGACGGTATCGCACGCGTTCATGGCCTGGACAAGGTTATGGCCGGTGAGTTGATCGAGTTCCCGCACGGCATCATGGGTCTCGCGATGAACCTCGACGAAGATCAGGTCGGAACGGTCGTTCTCGGTGATTACAGCGAGCTGAAGGAAGGCGATGAGGTCAAGCGTACGGGCAAGATTATGTCCGTGCCCGTGGGCGAAGCGCTGATCGGCCGCGTGGTTAACGCGCTCGGCCAGCCCATCGACGACAAGGGTCCGATCAATACGCCGCACACGCTTCCGGTTGAGCGTCTCGCTCCCGGTGTGATTGCGCGCCAGTCGGTTACGGAGCCGATGGCGACGGGCATCAAGGCTATCGACACGATGATTCCTATCGGCCGTGGTCAGCGCGAGCTGCTGATCGGCGATCGCCAGACCGGCAAGACCTCGGTCGCGCTGGATACGATCATCAACTCGGCGAAGAACGACCTGATCTGCATCTACTGCGCGATCGGTCAGAAGCGCTCGTCGGTTGCCGCTGTGGTGCAGACGCTCGAAGAGTACGGTGCGATGGCTTACACGATCGTGGTCGCCGCAACTGCTTCCGAGCCGGCTCCGATGCAGTACCTTGCCCCGTTCGCCGCGACGGCGATGGGCGAGTACTTCCGCGACAACGGCAAGCATGCGCTGATCATCTATGACGATCTCTCGAAGCACGCCGCTTCGTACCGCGAGATCTCGCTGCTGCTGCGCCGTCCGCCAGGCCGCGAAGCGTACCCCGGCGATGTGTTTTATCTGCATTCGCGTCTGCTTGAGCGTTCGTCGAAGATGTCGAAGGAGCTGGGCGGCGGTTCGCTGACCGCACTGCCGATCATCGAGACGCAGGCCGGCGACGTTTCGGCCTACATTCCGACCAACGTGATTTCGATCACCGACGGCCAGATCTTCTTCGAGACCGATCTGTTCAACTCGGGCGTTCGCCCTGCCGTAAACGTCGGTCTGTCGGTGTCGCGCGTAGGATTTGCGGCGGCGATCAAGGCGACCAAGCAGGTTGGATCGACGCTGAAGCTCGACCTCGCTCAGTATCGCGAGCTGGCGGCTTTCGCCCAGTTCGGTTCCGATCTCGATAAGGTTACGCAGAACCAGTTGAACCGTGGCGCTCGCCTGACGGAGCTGCTGAAGCAGCCCCAGTTCAAGCCGCTGACATGGGTTCAGCAGGTGGCGATCATCTTCGCCGGAACGCAGGGTCTGCTGGACGATGTTGAAGTGAAGGACATTCGCGCGTTTGAGGATGGCTTCTATTCGTACATGGATTCGGCTGCTCCCCAGGTTCTGTCCGGCATCGAGTCGAAGAAGGCTCTGGACGACGATCTTCGCAAGGGCTTGAAGGACGCAATCACCGCTTACAAGCAGGACTTCCTCGCAGCACGCAAGGAAGCCGCAACCGCGGGGGCAAAGGCCTAA
- a CDS encoding F0F1 ATP synthase subunit gamma — MANVLDLRRRIRSVKNTRQITKAMKMVSAAKLRRAQERAMQARPYAQMLTNVLESLVRRTDLFNEATGDIMHPLLVEREEKNVLVLVVAGDKGFAGGFNSNIGKAAQKFIDERRAQGQNLDLEPIGKKAIGFYKKRFPAAVYEHTEELYDNELSKHIENIRHREAPIEVAAEHPTLLVKTDFDEVTKLAHSIVDRYEHCEIDSVYIVFNEFKSVISQRVVVEKLLPIRKLGSHEVTALEEMTEEQKEAAGKAAQSAGVSINEPEETEIDQEAKKFGTAEVDYIFDQAPERLFRHLMPRYVTTQIFHALLESTAAEHAARMTATDAATKNAGDLIDKLSLTMNRVRQAAITKEIIEIVSGAAAL; from the coding sequence ATGGCAAACGTACTCGACTTACGGCGTCGCATCCGCAGCGTGAAGAACACGCGGCAGATTACCAAGGCCATGAAGATGGTCTCGGCTGCCAAGCTGCGCCGCGCCCAGGAGCGCGCTATGCAGGCGCGGCCTTACGCGCAGATGCTGACCAACGTGTTGGAATCGCTGGTGCGCCGCACGGATCTCTTCAATGAAGCGACCGGCGATATCATGCATCCGCTGCTGGTGGAGCGCGAAGAGAAAAATGTGCTCGTGCTGGTAGTGGCGGGCGACAAGGGCTTTGCCGGCGGCTTTAACTCGAACATCGGCAAGGCTGCGCAGAAGTTCATCGACGAGCGCCGTGCCCAGGGACAGAACCTCGACCTGGAGCCGATCGGCAAGAAGGCGATCGGTTTTTACAAGAAGCGTTTTCCGGCTGCGGTGTATGAGCACACGGAAGAGCTTTACGATAACGAGCTCTCGAAGCATATCGAGAACATCCGGCATCGTGAGGCTCCGATTGAAGTGGCGGCTGAACATCCGACACTGCTGGTGAAGACCGACTTTGACGAAGTGACCAAACTGGCGCATTCGATCGTCGACCGGTACGAGCACTGTGAGATCGATTCGGTTTACATCGTCTTCAACGAGTTCAAGTCGGTGATTTCGCAACGCGTTGTGGTGGAAAAGCTGCTGCCGATCCGCAAGCTGGGATCGCACGAAGTGACGGCTCTCGAAGAGATGACCGAAGAGCAGAAGGAAGCAGCGGGCAAGGCTGCACAGAGCGCTGGTGTCTCGATCAATGAGCCGGAAGAGACGGAGATCGATCAAGAGGCGAAGAAGTTTGGCACGGCTGAAGTCGATTACATCTTCGACCAGGCTCCCGAACGGTTGTTCCGCCACCTGATGCCACGTTATGTGACGACGCAGATCTTCCATGCGCTTCTGGAATCGACGGCTGCGGAACATGCGGCCCGTATGACCGCGACCGATGCGGCCACGAAGAATGCAGGCGATCTGATCGATAAGCTTTCGCTCACCATGAACCGTGTTCGTCAGGCTGCGATTACCAAGGAAATTATCGAAATTGTTAGTGGTGCCGCGGCTCTGTAG
- the atpD gene encoding F0F1 ATP synthase subunit beta: MAENIGKVISISGPAVDVQFEEAHMPPIFQALRIVGDGFVTPQPVNVIVEVQQHLGEGRVRCIAMVATEGMVRGMKAIDTGAGITVPVGRETLGRVLNVLGEPVDELGPVNAKTHMPIHRQAPAFDEQSTSEEMFETGIKVVDLILPFLKGGKIGLFGGAGVGKTVVIQELINNVAMKHGGFSVFAGVGERTREGNDLWHEFQESGVIDVHDFNKSKAALIYGQMTEPPGARLRVALTGLTVAEYFRDVEGADTLLFIDNIFRFTQAGSEVSTLLGRMPSAVGYQPNLATEMGELQERITSTKKGSVTSVQAVYVPADDITDPAPATTFAHLDATMLLSRPLSELGIYPAVDPLTSTSRVLSARVVGQEHYDVAQGVKRILQRYKDLQDIIAILGIDELSEEDKLTVSRARKVQRFLSQPFHVAEIFTGIPGAYVKVEDTVRSFKEIIEGKHDSIPEQAFYLKGGIEDVLAAAEKMKQTA, encoded by the coding sequence ATGGCAGAGAACATCGGAAAAGTGATCAGCATCAGCGGCCCGGCCGTTGACGTGCAATTTGAAGAGGCGCACATGCCTCCTATCTTCCAGGCGCTGCGCATCGTCGGAGACGGCTTTGTCACGCCGCAGCCGGTGAACGTCATTGTCGAGGTGCAGCAGCATCTCGGTGAAGGCCGCGTGCGTTGCATCGCCATGGTGGCGACCGAAGGTATGGTTCGCGGCATGAAGGCCATCGATACCGGAGCAGGCATCACGGTGCCGGTCGGTCGCGAGACGCTTGGTCGTGTGCTCAATGTGCTGGGTGAACCTGTAGACGAGCTCGGCCCGGTGAATGCAAAGACTCACATGCCGATTCACCGTCAGGCTCCCGCGTTCGACGAGCAGTCGACCTCGGAGGAGATGTTCGAGACGGGCATCAAGGTCGTCGACCTGATCCTGCCCTTCTTGAAGGGCGGCAAGATCGGCCTGTTCGGCGGCGCCGGCGTCGGCAAGACCGTCGTGATTCAGGAGCTCATCAATAACGTTGCGATGAAGCACGGTGGCTTCTCGGTGTTTGCCGGAGTCGGCGAGCGTACCCGTGAGGGCAACGATCTGTGGCATGAGTTCCAGGAGTCGGGCGTTATCGACGTACACGACTTCAATAAGAGCAAAGCCGCACTGATTTACGGCCAGATGACCGAGCCGCCGGGGGCACGTTTGCGCGTGGCTCTGACCGGTCTGACGGTTGCGGAGTACTTCCGCGACGTCGAGGGCGCCGACACGCTGCTGTTCATCGACAACATCTTCCGCTTCACGCAGGCAGGTTCCGAGGTTTCCACGCTGCTGGGCCGTATGCCTTCGGCCGTGGGTTACCAGCCGAACCTCGCGACCGAAATGGGTGAGCTGCAGGAGCGCATTACTTCGACCAAAAAGGGCTCGGTTACATCCGTGCAGGCCGTCTACGTGCCCGCCGACGATATTACCGATCCGGCTCCCGCGACGACCTTCGCTCACTTGGACGCGACCATGTTGCTCTCGCGTCCTCTGTCGGAGCTTGGTATCTATCCGGCTGTGGACCCGCTGACCTCGACCTCGCGTGTGCTTTCGGCTCGCGTTGTGGGCCAGGAGCACTACGATGTGGCGCAGGGTGTGAAGCGTATTCTGCAGCGCTACAAGGACCTGCAGGACATCATCGCGATCCTTGGCATCGACGAGCTCTCGGAAGAGGACAAGCTCACCGTGTCGCGTGCGCGTAAGGTGCAGCGCTTCCTCTCGCAGCCTTTCCACGTCGCCGAGATCTTCACCGGTATCCCCGGTGCGTACGTCAAGGTCGAGGATACGGTGCGCAGCTTCAAGGAGATCATCGAAGGCAAGCATGATTCGATTCCGGAGCAGGCTTTCTATCTGAAGGGTGGCATTGAGGACGTTCTCGCCGCCGCCGAGAAGATGAAGCAGACAGCTTAA
- the atpC gene encoding ATP synthase F1 subunit epsilon encodes MADTTNNSGLLQVRLVTPDRVLLDATAAAVELPSMSGYLEALYGAAPLLAELGAGEVRLHGGTAGEQIFFVAWGFVEVLPERVTILAETALHPEEIDLAEAESELKHSQELWNEAGDDQVKYDEANAVARVAEEKLASAQGKSH; translated from the coding sequence ATGGCTGATACTACGAACAACTCGGGGTTGCTGCAGGTACGGCTGGTGACGCCGGATCGTGTGCTGCTCGATGCAACGGCGGCGGCGGTGGAATTGCCTTCGATGTCGGGTTATCTTGAGGCGCTGTACGGCGCGGCTCCGCTGCTGGCGGAGCTTGGTGCGGGCGAGGTTCGTCTGCACGGCGGCACTGCCGGTGAGCAGATCTTTTTCGTGGCCTGGGGCTTTGTCGAAGTGCTCCCTGAGCGCGTGACGATCCTCGCTGAGACGGCTCTGCATCCGGAAGAGATTGATCTGGCCGAGGCGGAGTCGGAGCTGAAGCACTCGCAGGAACTCTGGAACGAGGCCGGCGACGATCAGGTCAAGTACGACGAGGCTAACGCTGTGGCACGCGTGGCGGAAGAGAAGCTGGCTTCGGCACAAGGCAAGAGCCACTAA
- a CDS encoding PQQ-binding-like beta-propeller repeat protein: MGPVSKVMRGCLARWFRTGFSAGLGLIVLCAALTSCGGKKAAADFSLSSTPVAITLVPGATGQQVSVTATAANGFSGMVAVAITGLPSGVTAQPATLTLTPGMAQSVIITAAASAMAGNATLTLTGSSGALTHTSTVMATISAPPPDFTLTLAPASLTVVGGATGVPVSVTASAVNGFSSTVAVALKGLPAGVTANPATLSLVPGTAQSTVLTAALSVMPSTATVTFTGTSGSIVHTASLALTVQGVALTNAPDVTTFHYDLARDGLNAQETILTQGNVNSTQFGKIGFDTVDGKVDAQPLYLANVSIRGQLHNVLYVATEHDSVYAFDADTGTQLWMTSILGSGETTSDDHGCSQITPEIGITSTPVIDRKQGSNGTLFTIGMTKDAGGGYHHRLHALDLTTGADLSTPTEIAASYPGTGDNSQNGNVVFDPSQYAERAALLLVNGTIYTGWTSHCDVGLYTGWVMGYSESTLLQTQLLNLVPNGHEGSIWMSGNGMAADSSGFIYLLDANGTFDTTLTSTGFPTQGDYGNAMVKLSTASGKLAVVDYFETYNGSAESSEDLDLGSGGEMLLPDQMDARGGVHHLIVGAGKDKNIYLADRDNMGKFNQASAPMDSNIYQEIPGAMAGLVYSTPAYFNGVVYYAADGDVLKAFPLTNADMATSPSSKTSVIFQHPGPTPTISANGTQNGIVWALESGLTMPGVLHAYDPANLAHELYNSGQAANGRDSFGNGNKFIAPVIVNGKVYVGTQNGVAVFGLLPTQ; this comes from the coding sequence ATGGGTCCTGTCTCGAAGGTCATGCGTGGGTGCCTTGCTCGTTGGTTCCGTACTGGATTTAGTGCTGGACTCGGTTTGATTGTCCTTTGCGCAGCCTTGACGTCCTGTGGCGGCAAAAAAGCTGCGGCAGACTTTTCCCTCTCGTCTACGCCTGTGGCGATCACGCTTGTGCCGGGTGCGACGGGGCAGCAGGTGAGTGTGACGGCGACTGCTGCGAACGGCTTTAGTGGCATGGTGGCGGTCGCGATTACGGGACTGCCGTCGGGAGTGACTGCGCAGCCGGCTACGCTTACGCTGACCCCGGGGATGGCACAGAGTGTGATCATAACTGCCGCAGCGAGCGCAATGGCAGGGAACGCTACGCTTACGCTGACAGGGAGTTCGGGGGCGTTGACGCACACCTCGACGGTGATGGCGACGATCTCCGCGCCGCCACCGGACTTTACGCTGACGCTGGCGCCTGCATCGCTGACCGTGGTGGGTGGGGCGACGGGTGTACCGGTGAGTGTGACTGCAAGCGCCGTGAATGGGTTCAGTAGCACTGTGGCGGTTGCACTTAAGGGGCTGCCTGCGGGTGTGACTGCGAATCCTGCGACGCTGAGTCTTGTTCCAGGGACGGCGCAGAGCACCGTTCTGACGGCGGCGCTGAGTGTGATGCCGTCTACGGCTACGGTGACCTTTACGGGAACGTCGGGCAGCATCGTCCATACTGCGTCACTGGCTTTGACGGTGCAGGGTGTCGCTTTGACGAACGCGCCGGATGTGACGACGTTCCACTATGACCTTGCACGGGATGGACTGAATGCGCAGGAGACGATTCTGACGCAGGGCAATGTGAACTCCACGCAGTTCGGCAAGATCGGATTCGATACGGTCGACGGCAAGGTGGATGCGCAGCCGCTATATCTTGCGAATGTATCGATACGTGGACAGCTGCACAATGTGCTGTACGTGGCGACGGAGCATGACAGCGTGTATGCGTTCGACGCGGATACGGGCACGCAGCTATGGATGACGTCGATCCTTGGAAGCGGCGAGACGACGAGCGACGATCATGGTTGTTCGCAGATTACACCGGAGATCGGGATCACTTCGACGCCGGTGATCGATCGCAAGCAGGGGTCGAATGGGACTCTGTTTACGATTGGCATGACCAAGGATGCGGGTGGGGGATACCACCATCGGCTGCATGCGCTGGACCTGACGACAGGTGCGGATCTAAGCACGCCAACGGAGATTGCCGCGAGCTATCCGGGAACGGGAGACAACAGCCAGAACGGGAACGTGGTCTTCGATCCTTCTCAGTATGCGGAGCGGGCAGCGCTGCTCCTGGTGAACGGCACAATCTACACGGGCTGGACGTCGCACTGCGATGTGGGTTTGTATACGGGATGGGTAATGGGGTATAGCGAATCGACGCTGCTGCAGACGCAGTTGTTGAACCTTGTGCCGAATGGGCACGAGGGTTCGATATGGATGAGCGGCAATGGAATGGCTGCAGACAGCAGCGGATTCATCTATCTGCTGGATGCGAATGGGACGTTTGACACGACGCTGACGTCGACCGGATTTCCGACGCAGGGCGACTACGGGAATGCGATGGTGAAGCTTTCGACCGCGAGTGGGAAGCTGGCGGTGGTGGACTACTTCGAGACCTATAACGGGAGCGCGGAGTCGAGTGAGGACCTTGACCTGGGATCGGGTGGGGAGATGCTGCTGCCTGACCAGATGGATGCGCGAGGCGGGGTGCATCACCTGATTGTGGGTGCGGGCAAGGATAAGAATATCTATCTGGCCGACAGGGACAACATGGGCAAGTTCAATCAGGCGAGCGCTCCGATGGACAGCAATATTTATCAGGAGATTCCGGGTGCGATGGCGGGGCTGGTGTACTCGACGCCAGCATACTTCAATGGGGTCGTGTACTACGCGGCTGACGGCGATGTGCTGAAGGCGTTTCCATTGACGAATGCGGACATGGCGACGAGCCCTTCGAGCAAGACATCGGTGATCTTCCAACATCCGGGGCCGACGCCAACGATCTCGGCGAATGGGACGCAAAATGGGATTGTGTGGGCGCTGGAGTCGGGCTTGACGATGCCGGGGGTGCTGCATGCCTACGATCCGGCGAACCTGGCGCATGAGTTGTACAACAGCGGCCAGGCTGCGAATGGGCGCGACAGCTTTGGGAACGGCAACAAGTTTATTGCGCCGGTGATCGTAAACGGGAAGGTGTATGTCGGCACGCAAAACGGGGTGGCTGTGTTTGGATTGCTGCCGACGCAGTGA
- a CDS encoding CPBP family intramembrane glutamic endopeptidase, with product MILNNQRIQVTSENTTAAGKYLVGSETSVFSISDLRIPVWSIFATLGLGLLVLLPGGFVYMWVARHISTETSNTMPWLGGYIDHAVMLVIALVLSAWLSKGRLAEYGLRWPQGKSYVLPALVWGTLFGVLMTAVDYFPQILKRIPPPEHLSLTPLSLIGWLGAYGIVVGFTEEIPFRGLLQTFLMRHTSGRIRCGKFDMHVAGVILALLFALAHITSFWQGNVWLAVGQQSYGFVLGIVYAYWREKSGSLLAPILGHNISDGIEYALLFLMTWLWR from the coding sequence ATGATTTTAAACAACCAGAGAATTCAGGTCACTAGCGAAAACACAACCGCAGCCGGGAAATATCTTGTGGGCAGTGAAACCTCGGTGTTTTCGATATCGGATCTGCGAATTCCCGTCTGGTCGATCTTCGCGACGCTGGGGCTTGGTCTTCTGGTTCTATTGCCGGGCGGCTTCGTATATATGTGGGTCGCACGACACATCAGCACCGAAACCAGTAATACGATGCCGTGGTTGGGTGGCTATATTGACCATGCGGTCATGCTGGTCATTGCACTGGTGCTGTCCGCTTGGTTGAGCAAAGGCCGGCTTGCTGAGTATGGACTGCGATGGCCGCAAGGCAAGAGTTACGTGCTGCCTGCGCTGGTCTGGGGCACTTTGTTCGGGGTGTTGATGACGGCGGTAGACTATTTCCCGCAGATACTGAAACGTATTCCTCCGCCGGAGCATCTTTCACTAACTCCTTTAAGCCTGATTGGATGGCTTGGCGCGTATGGGATCGTTGTTGGGTTCACTGAAGAAATTCCGTTCCGCGGTTTGCTCCAAACATTCCTCATGCGACACACCTCAGGTCGAATACGTTGTGGGAAGTTCGACATGCACGTGGCTGGAGTGATCCTGGCGCTATTGTTTGCACTTGCTCACATCACCAGTTTCTGGCAGGGAAACGTTTGGCTAGCCGTTGGCCAGCAATCTTACGGCTTTGTGCTCGGCATCGTGTATGCCTATTGGCGCGAAAAGTCTGGCAGCTTGTTAGCGCCCATTCTCGGGCACAACATAAGTGACGGAATTGAGTACGCCTTGCTGTTTTTGATGACTTGGTTATGGCGCTAG
- a CDS encoding GbsR/MarR family transcriptional regulator, whose product MFALLFHIRYIRHMSNIANIRERENRQHFIRDIARILVSAGVPEAAARLYGYLLLSESPVSLDDIVAELEVSKSTASVAARLLETFTLARRQSQRGTRSILYEASDDFDGILKGQMRYMGQLTELLRQGARKTSSKAARNRLDVMADFYLLNRNALELALQEWAARK is encoded by the coding sequence GTGTTTGCGCTGCTCTTTCATATTCGCTATATTCGGCATATGTCGAATATAGCGAATATACGGGAGAGAGAGAATCGCCAACATTTCATTCGGGATATTGCCAGGATCCTCGTTTCAGCCGGAGTTCCAGAGGCTGCGGCGCGGCTATACGGATATCTGCTGCTGAGTGAAAGCCCAGTCAGCCTGGATGATATTGTTGCCGAACTCGAAGTCAGTAAGAGCACCGCAAGCGTAGCAGCGCGGCTATTGGAGACGTTTACACTTGCGCGCCGTCAGAGCCAGCGTGGTACGCGCAGCATTTTGTACGAGGCTTCGGATGATTTCGACGGCATTCTCAAGGGCCAAATGCGGTATATGGGGCAATTGACTGAACTCCTCAGACAGGGCGCTCGCAAGACCAGCAGCAAAGCGGCACGCAATCGACTGGATGTCATGGCCGACTTCTACTTGCTGAATCGCAATGCATTGGAGTTAGCACTGCAGGAATGGGCTGCGCGCAAGTAG